The following coding sequences are from one Candidatus Eisenbacteria bacterium window:
- a CDS encoding amidase — protein GPASGPGRNPWDPARWTGGSSSGSGAAVGGGLVSFALGTETWGSILCPSAFCGVTGLRPTYGLVSRAGGMVGAYSFDKIGPLARSAADCRAILGAIAGPDENDLTTVERRVDLTQRRRSPRAIKAALIEPDWAKTKGAEPGVRATFERALADLRSLGLDPQPAKLPDFPAAEVSGLLITVEALSTFEHFFEAGGVKQLRDPYAAHQRDINSAIHGDDVIKAWRMRRVAQDLMAEFFEQWDVIVAPNFLSVAPPIVTDLYESLPYGDTVGAFAVACGLPGLALPMGAATHGLPCSFQLVGAPFDEALLCDLGELYQSRTRHHLARPAEA, from the coding sequence GGTCCAGCGAGCGGGCCGGGCCGCAATCCGTGGGACCCCGCACGCTGGACCGGCGGATCGTCGTCGGGTTCGGGTGCCGCGGTCGGTGGCGGACTCGTGAGCTTTGCGCTCGGCACCGAGACCTGGGGCTCGATTCTGTGCCCGTCGGCGTTCTGTGGCGTGACCGGCCTGCGCCCCACCTACGGACTCGTGAGTCGCGCAGGTGGCATGGTTGGCGCCTATTCGTTCGACAAGATCGGACCGTTGGCGCGCTCGGCCGCCGATTGTCGGGCGATCCTCGGAGCGATCGCGGGTCCCGACGAGAACGATCTGACCACCGTCGAGCGGCGCGTCGATCTGACGCAACGGCGCCGCTCGCCACGCGCGATCAAGGCGGCGCTGATCGAGCCGGATTGGGCGAAGACCAAAGGTGCGGAGCCGGGCGTGCGTGCCACCTTCGAGCGAGCACTCGCAGATCTGCGCTCCCTGGGACTCGATCCGCAGCCCGCGAAGCTGCCGGACTTTCCGGCGGCCGAAGTGTCGGGGCTGCTCATCACCGTTGAAGCGCTCTCGACCTTCGAGCACTTCTTCGAAGCGGGTGGAGTGAAGCAGTTGCGGGATCCCTACGCCGCGCACCAGCGCGACATCAACTCGGCGATCCACGGCGACGACGTGATCAAGGCGTGGCGGATGCGCCGCGTGGCGCAGGACCTGATGGCCGAGTTCTTCGAGCAGTGGGACGTGATCGTCGCGCCGAACTTCCTGTCGGTCGCACCGCCGATCGTCACCGATCTCTACGAGTCGCTGCCCTACGGCGACACGGTCGGAGCGTTCGCGGTCGCGTGCGGCCTGCCGGGGCTCGCCCTGCCGATGGGTGCCGCGACGCACGGCCTGCCGTGCAGCTTCCAGCTGGTCGGCGCACCGTTCGACGAGGCATTGCTGTGCGATCTGGGCGAGCTGTACCAGAGCCGCACGCGGCATCATCTGGCGCGACCCGCCGAAGCATGA